A region of the Candidatus Methylomirabilis oxygeniifera genome:
CAGAGCGGGCAGGAAGAGGCTCGAGACGAGGTATGCGCCGATCAACAGCAACAGTGCGTTGCCGAGCGCGAGCAACAGCGGGCGCACGACGTCATCTCCGGGAGCGGCCCAAGCAGGGAGTAGGACTATCATGGCGACCAGGCTCATGTCCTGGAGGAGGGCAATCCCTATCGTGATCTCTCCGTGAGGCGCATCCATCTCGGCGCGGTCTAAGAGAAGTTTGAGGATGACCATCGTGCTGGAAAGGGACACAATCCCGCCGAAAAACAGCTGCTGGAGCAGTGGGAAACCCATGAGTTTGCCGACTGCCATTCCCGTTGCTGCAGTGAGGACCACTTGGAGCAGCCCACCTCCGATGGCGATCCCGCGGACGCGGCGCAGCCGGGAGACCGGGAACTCCACGCCGAGTTCAAACATCAGGAGGATGAGCCCGATCTCCGCCAAGGTCGAAATGTTGTGGATATCGCTGACGGGTCCTGGCGTATACGGGCCGATGAGGATTCCGCCAAGCAGATAGCCGACGAGGGGAGGTTGGCCGAGTCGCTGTGCCGCTACCCCTCCAATAAACGCGGCACCGATCGCCAGGACGAGATCGCCGAAGAAGGGCAAGTCGGGCATCATGTGTTCACCCCGAACCCACTGAGTGCAGCGGAACGTAAGTACGGTGACGCTCGCTTCTGCTCCCTCTCCAGCAGCGGGGGAGAGGGGATTGAAAAGTTACGTCGAGACAATACGTCACCGTAATTCTGGCCAGAAGGAAAAAGTGCGCAGCCGCATCCGGTGATCACGTTGTTGCGCTCGCTCTCTCGGGAGGCTGAATGCGTCCCGAGAAAGTGGGTCAGACCTTTCCGAAAGTTCTTTAACGTACTGCGCGACATCTGGTCAACCTAAATCCGGCGCCTAAAGGCGTTAGCCGCTGGCTCTCAGGCGTATAGCATGACCCTAAAATAGAGACATTGCCCCCTCACAAATATGCAAACCCGTCAATGGTGGCGGGTTGCGGTGAGGGATCACTCCTCACCAATCAGGTGAAACCACACTACCAACAGAGGGGCTAGGTGCGGTGAAGGGTCTGGCTCGGTTGATCAGGTATTCGATGACGGTGCGGTTTCCGACGACATAGGCCCCAAAGCCGGCAGGTGACTTGGCGAGACTTCCGGTCTCGATGTCGATCCGACCCAGCACGCCCGTCGCTCTGGTGGTCCCGCGCCCGGTCTCGCCCAGCAGGCCAGGCCAAGATAGTCGCTTCCGGCGAGGTGGATCACCTCCCTGCCGTCTACAGAAATCCGTGAGCCTTGTGGACCATCGACCTGTCTGAGCCATCGGTGCAGGCCTTCGGCCTTCAGGCTGTCCAGTTCCCGCTGAAGCGACTGAACCATGCCATCGCGTACGTGTAGAACGTCACGGGTGTCCGGCACCTGCATGTTCTCAGCAGAGATCATTATCCGGTATTATAAAGGAAGTGCGACAGGTGAGCAACCGGAACCGGCGGCAGGCACCCTACTGCCTATCGGTCTCGGTAGGCGTGCGTGACGTACTCGTGGATCATCCTATCCGTATTGAAGAAAGAGGCGTTCAGCGCAATCGTAAATCGCATCAACTCCGCCCATCGGAACGGCTCACCGTAGTAAAGCGGCAGGATTTGTTCCTCCAGTTTGCAGTAGAGTTCCTCTGCGTCCTTGTCATCCCGCCTCTCGAATACCGTCCTGTTGTCTCTGGAGCCGATAGCCCAGCCCGTCACCCCCTCCACAAGCACTTCCAGCCACCAGCCGTCGAGAACGCTGAGGCTCGGCACGCCGTTGTGGGCCGCCTTCATCCCGCTGGTACCGGATGCTTCATATGGCGGCTGCGGTGTATTGAGCCAGAGGTCCGTGCCCGAGGTGAGCAACAAACCCAGATCCATATCGTAGTTGGGCAGGTAAGCGATCCTGACCTCAGGCGCGAGCTCCCTCGCCCAGTAGAATATTTTTTGAATGAGCGCCTTTCCCTCTTCATCCTTTGGATGTGCTTTGCCGGAAAAGATTACCTGCACCGGGCCGTGCTGGAACGAAATGCGCCTGAGCCGCTCCGGATCGAAAAATAGGAGATCCGGGCGCTTGTAGGACGTCGCCCTCCGTGCAAAGCCTATGGTGAAGGCGTGCTCATTCAACTCTGCGTGCGCCAACCTGTTGACCTCTTTGATCAGCAACCGCTTGGTCTCGTCATGGGCCTGACGAATGGCGTCAAGGGGAATACCAAGGGCGTATCGCAGGAGGAAGCTGTCCTCTCGCCAATTCGGAGTGTATCGATCATACAGGGTGCGAAATGCCGGGGCGGTCCAAGTGGCGGAATGCACGCCGTTGGTGATGGAGCCGATGGCGCGATCTGAAAATAAGGTGCGTGACACCTCACTGTGCCGTTTAGTCACCCCGTTCACGTAATCGCTCAAATGGAGTGCGACGGATGTCATGTTGAGCGAGCCGTCGCAACAGCCGAGCGCTTGCACCGCATCCCACTGGTCCGGATTCAGGACGCGTTGGGCCAGATCGAGCGGAAACTGGTCGTGACCGGCGGGGAGCGGTGTGTGAGTGGTGAAGACGCAGAGGCGCTTTACCAGATCGATGGCGTCCTCCCGCCGCTGCGGCATCTGTTTGAACTCCTCGGCAAACAACTCCAGCGCAAGTAAAGCGGCATGACCTTCGTTCATGTGAAACCGGGAGACTCGGGTGTAACCCAGCACGCGCAGCATGCGCACGCCGCCTACCCCGAGAATGACCTCCTGGCACAGGCGGTACCGCTGATCGCCGCCATACAGGTAGTCGGTCAGGGTGCGGTCATAGGGATCGTTGCAGGGCAGATCGGTATCCAACAGCAATACGGGAACGACGGCGCCCGACGCCCCGGTAATCAGGTACTGCCATGCGCGTAC
Encoded here:
- a CDS encoding protein of unknown function (Evidence 5 : No homology to any previously reported sequences), translated to MSRSTLKNFRKGLTHFLGTHSASRESERNNVITGCGCALFPSGQNYGDVLSRRNFSIPSPPLLEREQKRASPYLRSAALSGFGVNT
- a CDS encoding protein of unknown function (Evidence 5 : No homology to any previously reported sequences), which translates into the protein MAQTGRWSTRLTDFCRRQGGDPPRRKRLSWPGLLGETGRGTTRATGVLGRIDIETGSLAKSPAGFGAYVVGNRTVIEYLINRARPFTAPSPSVGSVVSPDW
- a CDS encoding protein of unknown function (Evidence 5 : No homology to any previously reported sequences); protein product: MISAENMQVPDTRDVLHVRDGMVQSLQRELDSLKAEGLHRWLRQVDGPQGSRISVDGREVIHLAGSDYLGLACWARPGAGPPERRACWVGSTSRPEVSPSHLPALGPMSSETAPSSNT
- a CDS encoding Alpha-glucan phosphorylase — translated: MKVERPAPRTIAYFSMEVALESPLPTYSGGLGVLAGDMLRSAADLGLSMVGVTLLHRKGYFSQRLDEEGRQYEEPAAWPVDEFLHLTDSTISVEIEGRQVTVRAWQYLITGASGAVVPVLLLDTDLPCNDPYDRTLTDYLYGGDQRYRLCQEVILGVGGVRMLRVLGYTRVSRFHMNEGHAALLALELFAEEFKQMPQRREDAIDLVKRLCVFTTHTPLPAGHDQFPLDLAQRVLNPDQWDAVQALGCCDGSLNMTSVALHLSDYVNGVTKRHSEVSRTLFSDRAIGSITNGVHSATWTAPAFRTLYDRYTPNWREDSFLLRYALGIPLDAIRQAHDETKRLLIKEVNRLAHAELNEHAFTIGFARRATSYKRPDLLFFDPERLRRISFQHGPVQVIFSGKAHPKDEEGKALIQKIFYWARELAPEVRIAYLPNYDMDLGLLLTSGTDLWLNTPQPPYEASGTSGMKAAHNGVPSLSVLDGWWLEVLVEGVTGWAIGSRDNRTVFERRDDKDAEELYCKLEEQILPLYYGEPFRWAELMRFTIALNASFFNTDRMIHEYVTHAYRDR